The following proteins are encoded in a genomic region of Oncorhynchus masou masou isolate Uvic2021 chromosome 32, UVic_Omas_1.1, whole genome shotgun sequence:
- the LOC135525595 gene encoding paired box protein Pax-9-like isoform X1, with protein MAVSVYVSMTPEPAFGEVNQLGGVFVNGRPLPNAIRLRIVELAQLGIRPCDISRQLRVSHGCVSKILARYNETGSILPGAIGGSKPRVTTPSVVKHIRTYKQRDPGIFAWEIRDRLLADGVCDKFNLPSVSSISRILRNKIGNLSQQSQYESSKQSSHQPPQPTLPYNHIYSYPTPIGASGTKVPTPPGMHSLPGHMAMHRIWPSSHSVTDILGIRSITEQQISDSSSFPSAKLEEWSVINRTHFLPSASSQLVNGVQHKPPHSIEPEAKCTQMQSGFPTVNSYVTAASIPAYPPPTPVSPYMGYSATTSAYVTGPTWQPPSGSALSHHSCDNIASSLAFKGMTAHHRDTLHPHTVSASAL; from the exons ATGG CTGTCTCTGTATATGTTTCCATGACACCAGAGCCAGCCTTCGGAGAGGTGAACCAGCTCGGCGGTGTTTTCGTCAACGGCAGACCGCTACCCAACGCCATCCGGCTGCGGATTGTAGAGCTCGCTCAGCTGGGCATCAGACCTTGCGACATCAGCAGACAGCTCCGGGTGTCCCACGGCTGCGTCAGCAAGATACTGGCCCGGTACAATGAGACCGGCTCTATACTCCCGGGAGCGATCGGGGGCAGCAAGCCACGGGTCACCACGCCGTCAGTGGTCAAGCACATACGGACATACAAGCAGAGGGACCCGGGTATTTTCGCATGGGAGATCCGAGACAGGCTCCTGGCTGATGGCGTTTGTGACAAATTTAATCTACCATCTGTGAGCTCCATCAGTCGGATCCTCCGCAACAAGATTGGCAATCTATCCCAGCAGAGCCAGTATGAGTCCAGCAAGCAGTCGTCTCACCAACCACCTCAACCAACGCTACCATACAACCACATATACTCGTATCCGACCCCCATCGGAGCCTCTGGAACCAAAGTACCGACTCCCCCAGGCATGCACTCCCTCCCTGGACACATGGCTATGCACAGGATATGGCCCTCATCGCACTCGGTAACAGATATTCTGGGGATTCGGTCGATAACAGAGCAACAAA TTAGTGACAGTTCGTCCTTTCCCAGCGCCAAACTAGAAGAATGGAGTGTTATAAACAGAACACATTTTCTGCCATCAGCAAGTTCTCAACTAGTCAATGGCGTGCAGCATAAACCACCGCATTCTATAGAACCTGAAGCAAAATGCACACAG ATGCAGAGTGGTTTTCCCACAGTGAACAGTTATGTCACGGCGGCCAGTATCCCggcctaccccccccccaccccagtgTCGCCCTACATGGGGTACAGCGCCACCACGTCGGCCTATGTGACCGGTCCCACATGGCAGCCGCCCAGTGGCAGTGCTCTCTCTCACCACAGCTGTGACAATATTGCCTCCTCGCTGGCCTTCAAGGGTATGACAGCCCACCACCGTGACACACTCCACCCCCACACCGTCAGCGCCTCAGCACTGTAG
- the LOC135525595 gene encoding paired box protein Pax-9-like isoform X2, with the protein MEPAFGEVNQLGGVFVNGRPLPNAIRLRIVELAQLGIRPCDISRQLRVSHGCVSKILARYNETGSILPGAIGGSKPRVTTPSVVKHIRTYKQRDPGIFAWEIRDRLLADGVCDKFNLPSVSSISRILRNKIGNLSQQSQYESSKQSSHQPPQPTLPYNHIYSYPTPIGASGTKVPTPPGMHSLPGHMAMHRIWPSSHSVTDILGIRSITEQQISDSSSFPSAKLEEWSVINRTHFLPSASSQLVNGVQHKPPHSIEPEAKCTQMQSGFPTVNSYVTAASIPAYPPPTPVSPYMGYSATTSAYVTGPTWQPPSGSALSHHSCDNIASSLAFKGMTAHHRDTLHPHTVSASAL; encoded by the exons ATGG AGCCAGCCTTCGGAGAGGTGAACCAGCTCGGCGGTGTTTTCGTCAACGGCAGACCGCTACCCAACGCCATCCGGCTGCGGATTGTAGAGCTCGCTCAGCTGGGCATCAGACCTTGCGACATCAGCAGACAGCTCCGGGTGTCCCACGGCTGCGTCAGCAAGATACTGGCCCGGTACAATGAGACCGGCTCTATACTCCCGGGAGCGATCGGGGGCAGCAAGCCACGGGTCACCACGCCGTCAGTGGTCAAGCACATACGGACATACAAGCAGAGGGACCCGGGTATTTTCGCATGGGAGATCCGAGACAGGCTCCTGGCTGATGGCGTTTGTGACAAATTTAATCTACCATCTGTGAGCTCCATCAGTCGGATCCTCCGCAACAAGATTGGCAATCTATCCCAGCAGAGCCAGTATGAGTCCAGCAAGCAGTCGTCTCACCAACCACCTCAACCAACGCTACCATACAACCACATATACTCGTATCCGACCCCCATCGGAGCCTCTGGAACCAAAGTACCGACTCCCCCAGGCATGCACTCCCTCCCTGGACACATGGCTATGCACAGGATATGGCCCTCATCGCACTCGGTAACAGATATTCTGGGGATTCGGTCGATAACAGAGCAACAAA TTAGTGACAGTTCGTCCTTTCCCAGCGCCAAACTAGAAGAATGGAGTGTTATAAACAGAACACATTTTCTGCCATCAGCAAGTTCTCAACTAGTCAATGGCGTGCAGCATAAACCACCGCATTCTATAGAACCTGAAGCAAAATGCACACAG ATGCAGAGTGGTTTTCCCACAGTGAACAGTTATGTCACGGCGGCCAGTATCCCggcctaccccccccccaccccagtgTCGCCCTACATGGGGTACAGCGCCACCACGTCGGCCTATGTGACCGGTCCCACATGGCAGCCGCCCAGTGGCAGTGCTCTCTCTCACCACAGCTGTGACAATATTGCCTCCTCGCTGGCCTTCAAGGGTATGACAGCCCACCACCGTGACACACTCCACCCCCACACCGTCAGCGCCTCAGCACTGTAG
- the LOC135525595 gene encoding paired box protein Pax-1-like isoform X3: MAVSVYVSMTPEPAFGEVNQLGGVFVNGRPLPNAIRLRIVELAQLGIRPCDISRQLRVSHGCVSKILARYNETGSILPGAIGGSKPRVTTPSVVKHIRTYKQRDPGIFAWEIRDRLLADGVCDKFNLPSVSSISRILRNKIGNLSQQSQYESSKQSSHQPPQPTLPYNHIYSYPTPIGASGTKVPTPPGMHSLPGHMAMHRIWPSSHSMQSGFPTVNSYVTAASIPAYPPPTPVSPYMGYSATTSAYVTGPTWQPPSGSALSHHSCDNIASSLAFKGMTAHHRDTLHPHTVSASAL, translated from the exons ATGG CTGTCTCTGTATATGTTTCCATGACACCAGAGCCAGCCTTCGGAGAGGTGAACCAGCTCGGCGGTGTTTTCGTCAACGGCAGACCGCTACCCAACGCCATCCGGCTGCGGATTGTAGAGCTCGCTCAGCTGGGCATCAGACCTTGCGACATCAGCAGACAGCTCCGGGTGTCCCACGGCTGCGTCAGCAAGATACTGGCCCGGTACAATGAGACCGGCTCTATACTCCCGGGAGCGATCGGGGGCAGCAAGCCACGGGTCACCACGCCGTCAGTGGTCAAGCACATACGGACATACAAGCAGAGGGACCCGGGTATTTTCGCATGGGAGATCCGAGACAGGCTCCTGGCTGATGGCGTTTGTGACAAATTTAATCTACCATCTGTGAGCTCCATCAGTCGGATCCTCCGCAACAAGATTGGCAATCTATCCCAGCAGAGCCAGTATGAGTCCAGCAAGCAGTCGTCTCACCAACCACCTCAACCAACGCTACCATACAACCACATATACTCGTATCCGACCCCCATCGGAGCCTCTGGAACCAAAGTACCGACTCCCCCAGGCATGCACTCCCTCCCTGGACACATGGCTATGCACAGGATATGGCCCTCATCGCACTCG ATGCAGAGTGGTTTTCCCACAGTGAACAGTTATGTCACGGCGGCCAGTATCCCggcctaccccccccccaccccagtgTCGCCCTACATGGGGTACAGCGCCACCACGTCGGCCTATGTGACCGGTCCCACATGGCAGCCGCCCAGTGGCAGTGCTCTCTCTCACCACAGCTGTGACAATATTGCCTCCTCGCTGGCCTTCAAGGGTATGACAGCCCACCACCGTGACACACTCCACCCCCACACCGTCAGCGCCTCAGCACTGTAG